A region from the Fusarium musae strain F31 chromosome 1, whole genome shotgun sequence genome encodes:
- a CDS encoding hypothetical protein (EggNog:ENOG41~BUSCO:EOG09263CLY), with protein MATAQQAAWRKAPTAEEIANRQTVGINKETVTNITSTDYPGHHPGEDLAFTLDRFRDAFSVKFHQNDQFLASFSLVGLDASLANAFRRILLSEIPTLAIENVYIENNTSVIQDEVLAHRLGLIPFKGGREGLHNFLKWHKKPEAGEDPYAGCFDWNTVRLELNVTCTVNEDASPAENDPLKAYHNAHVYARDIVFVPTGKQVEYFSGEDAIVPTNPDILIAKLRPRQTINLAMHMHKGIGSDHAKFSPVATASYRLLPTITITKPILGADAEKFAKCFPKGVIGLEKVTAKEAAQAGSGYEGQEGETKAVVVDAMKDTVSREALRHKEFEGKVKLGRRRDHFIFSIESTGQWDSDELFLESVKHLKLKCKKLEQQVINMAR; from the exons ATGGCAACCGCACAGCAGGCTGCGTGGAGAAAAGCTCCTACTGCAGAGGAAATTGCCAATCGTCAG ACTGTTGGCATTAACAAGGAAACCGTCACAAACATCACCTCGACTGATTACCCAGGCCATCACCCTGGCGAAGATCTCGCGTTCACGCTCGATCGTTTCCGCGATGCGTTTTCCGTAAAATTTCATCAGAACGATCAGTTCCTcgcctctttctctcttgtcgGACTCGACGCTTCGCTCGCAAACGCTTTTCGACGTATTCTACTTTCCGAGATCCCCACCCTCGCTATCGAGAACGTTTATATCGAAAACAACACCTCTGTCATTCAAGACGAGGTTCTCGCGCATCGTCTTGGACTCATCCCATTCAAGGGTGGTCGTGAGGGTCTGCACAACTTCCTCAAGTGGCACAAGAAGCCAGAGGCTGGCGAGGATCCTTATGCCGGCTGTTTTGACTGGAACACGGTCCGCCTCGAGCTTAACGTGACATGCACCGTCAATGAGGACGCTTCGCCCGCTGAGAACGACCCTCTCAAAGCTTACCATAACGCCCACGTTTATGCGCGCGACATCGTCTTCGTTCCTACTGGCAAGCAGGTCGAGTACTTCAGCGGCGAGGACGCCATTGTGCCCACGAACCCAGACATCTTGATTGCCAAGCTACGACCCCGACAGACCATTAATCTCGCCATGCATATGCACAAGGGAATTGGATCCGATCACGCCAAGTTCTCTCCTGTCGCAACAGCCTCGTACCGTCTGCTACCTACCATTACCATTACCAAGCCTATCCTGGGCGCTGATGCCGAAAAATTTGCCAAGTGCTTCCCCAAGGGTGTCATCGGCCTCGAAAAGGTTACGGCTAAGGAAGCTGCTCAGGCTGGTAGCGGTTATGAGGGCCAGGAGGGCGAGACTAAGGCcgtggttgttgatgcgaTGAAGGACACTGTCAGCCGAGAGGCTCTACGACACAAGGAGTTTGAGGGCAAGGTCAAACTTGGCCGAAGGCGAGATCatttcatcttctccatcgaGAGCACAGGGCAATGGGATAGCGATGAGCTTTTTCTCGAGTCAGTTAAGCACCTCAAGCTTAAGtgcaagaagcttgagcagCAAGTTATCAACATGGCGAGGTAG